One Suncus etruscus isolate mSunEtr1 chromosome 13, mSunEtr1.pri.cur, whole genome shotgun sequence genomic region harbors:
- the GHRHR gene encoding growth hormone-releasing hormone receptor has protein sequence MDSSTWGTCALCLLSSFQLAQSLVHPECDFMVQLREDERACVGATSELSNTSLGCPRAWDGLLCWPPATLGKCVTLSCPDFISHFSSKPGQVKRDCTNSGWSLPFPPYLEACPVPLDKLAEEKYYFSTVKIIYTLGYSVSTVTLCIAIAILVAFRRLHCPRNYIHTQLFASFILKAVAAFLKDATLYADGADPCSLSTVLCKVSVATSHFATMTNFSWLWAEAVYLTCLLASPSLQAWRTFWALVLAGWGLPLLFTGVWVICKVAFEDIACWDLDDSSLYWWIIKGPIVLSVGVNFGLFLNIIRILLRKLEPAQGSLNTRSQYWRLSRSTLLLIPLFGTHHIIFNFLPDDIGLNIRLPLELGLGSFQGFIVAILYCFLNQEVRTEILRRWHCQEPELLPRSPYTCLEHALLLALTGPRFLAAVVSLRCRACNHGKLPAKS, from the exons ATGGACAGCAGTACTTGGGGTACCTGCGCTCTCTGCCTGCTGAGCTCCTTCCAATTG GCACAGAGCCTGGTGCATCCAGAATGTGACTTTATGGTCCAGCTGAGAGAGGACGAAAGAGCATGTGTTGGGGCTACGTCGGAGCTGTCTAACACCTCTCTGG GTTGCCCCCGAGCCTGGGATGGGCTGCTATGTTGGCCCCCAGCCACTTTGGGGAAGTGTGTGACTCTCTCCTGCCCGGATTTTATCTCTCACTTCAGCTCCAAGCCAG GGCAGGTGAAGAGGGACTGCACCAACTCAGGCTGGTCCCTGCCCTTCCCACCGTACCTGGAGGCCTGCCCTGTGCCCCTGGACAAGCTGGCTGAAGAG AAATACTACTTCTCTACGGTGAAGATCATCTACACTCTGGGCTATAGCGTCTCCACTGTGACCCTCTGCATAGCCATTGCCATCCTGGTGGCTTTCAG GAGGCTGCACTGCCCCAGGAACTACATCCACACCCAGCTGTTCGCCTCCTTTATCCTCAAGGCAGTCGCTGCGTTCCTGAAGGATGCGACCCTTTATGCAGATGGAGCTGACCCCTGCAGTCTGTCCACG GTCCTCTGCAAAGTGTCTGTGGCCACCTCACACTTTGCCACCATGACCAACTTCAGCTGGCTGTGGGCAGAAGCCGTGTACCTCACCTGTCTGCTGGCCTCACCATCACTCCAGGCCTGGAGAACCTTCTGGGCGCTGGTTCTTGCAGGCTGGG GCCTTCCTCTGCTCTTCACTGGCGTGTGGGTCATATGCAAAGTGGCCTTTGAGGACATTGC GTGCTGGGACCTAGATGACAGCTCCCTCTACTGGTGGATCATCAAAGGGCCCATAGTGCTTTCCGTTGGG GTGAACTTTGGGCTTTTTCTGAACATTATTCGCATCCTGCTGAGAAAACTGGAGCCAGCCCAGGGCAGCCTGAACACCCGGTCTCAGTACtg GCGACTCTCCAGGTCGACACTTCTACTCATCCCACTGTTCGGGACGCATCACATCATCTTTAATTTTCTGCCTGATGACATTGGCCTGAACATCCGCCTCCCATTGGAGCTGGGATTGGGTTCATTCCAG gGATTCATCGTTGCCATCCTATACTGCTTCCTCAACCAAGAG GTGAGGACCGAGATCTTGCGGAGGTGGCACTGCCAGGAGCCTGAGCTCCTGCCCAGAAGTCCCT ACACGTGCCTTGAGCATGCGCTCCTACTTGCCCTGACAGGGCCTCGCTTCCTGGCAGCTGTGGTCTCGCTGCGCTGCCGGGCCTGTAATCATGGGAAATTACCCGCCAAGAGCTGA